The proteins below come from a single Faecalibaculum rodentium genomic window:
- a CDS encoding heavy metal translocating P-type ATPase, producing the protein MTKKQKKGLVRIGITTLLYIAGIVSEHAQWPGFVWIMAAAYLLISYDILRKSVINIMHGEIFDENFLMSVASLGAVALGQLDEAVAVMLFYQIGEWFQSYAVSKSRKSIAALMDIRPDYANIVQDGKIVQVDPEDVQPGTVIVVEPGERVPLDGVVESGTSSLDTSALTGESVPRSVRPGSDVISGCINQSGVLYVKTTKPYGQSTVAKVLELVENASDRKAPAEQFITRFARIYTPVVCALALALAVLPPLLFQQPWTVWIYRALTFLVISCPCALVISVPLSFFGGIGGASRAGILVKGSTYLEALADVKTMVFDKTGTITRGTFQVTEIKPADLPAERLLMYAAAAEQHSSHPIAQSILRKAQELHDAPVLTAENVQEIPGHGVSADVDHQHILAGNTRLMESQGIPVSILPAGSGMGTVVYIAVNGVYAGMIEISDEIKEDSATALTLLRRYGLKKFVMLTGDNEQVAERVAGQIGIDEYHASLLPQDKVEILTRLLSQDKTAFVGDGINDAPVLAAADVGIAMGALGSDAAIEAADVVLMKDRLTQIVTAIAIAHKTLRIVRENIVFALGVKVLILILGALGLANMWAAVFADVGVAFLCILNAMRCLRVPEIPLD; encoded by the coding sequence ATGACAAAAAAACAGAAAAAGGGTCTGGTCCGCATCGGGATCACGACCCTGCTTTACATTGCGGGAATTGTTTCCGAACATGCACAATGGCCGGGATTTGTCTGGATCATGGCAGCTGCCTATCTGCTGATCAGTTATGACATTCTGAGAAAATCCGTGATCAACATCATGCACGGGGAAATATTTGACGAAAACTTCCTGATGTCTGTAGCCAGTCTGGGAGCCGTGGCCCTCGGACAGCTGGATGAAGCGGTGGCAGTCATGCTGTTCTATCAGATCGGTGAATGGTTCCAGTCCTATGCAGTCAGCAAATCGAGAAAATCCATTGCCGCCCTGATGGACATCCGGCCGGATTATGCCAACATCGTGCAGGATGGAAAAATCGTGCAGGTCGATCCGGAGGATGTGCAGCCCGGCACTGTGATCGTGGTGGAACCCGGGGAACGGGTACCGCTGGATGGCGTGGTGGAATCCGGGACTTCCAGCCTGGATACCTCGGCGCTTACCGGCGAATCTGTCCCGCGGTCGGTTCGACCGGGATCGGACGTGATCTCGGGCTGCATCAACCAGAGCGGGGTGCTGTATGTAAAGACCACAAAGCCTTACGGGCAGTCCACGGTGGCAAAAGTGCTGGAGCTTGTGGAGAATGCCTCCGACCGGAAAGCGCCTGCCGAACAGTTCATCACCCGGTTTGCCAGGATCTACACCCCTGTGGTCTGTGCCTTGGCCCTGGCGCTGGCTGTGCTGCCGCCACTGCTGTTTCAGCAGCCCTGGACGGTCTGGATCTATCGTGCCCTTACCTTCCTGGTGATCTCCTGCCCGTGTGCTCTTGTGATTTCTGTGCCCCTGTCCTTTTTCGGGGGCATCGGGGGGGCATCCAGGGCCGGGATCCTGGTCAAGGGAAGCACCTATCTGGAGGCGCTCGCGGATGTAAAAACCATGGTGTTCGACAAAACCGGCACGATCACACGCGGCACGTTCCAGGTCACGGAGATCAAGCCGGCGGATCTTCCCGCTGAAAGACTGCTGATGTATGCAGCAGCCGCCGAACAGCATTCTTCACATCCTATTGCCCAGTCCATTCTGCGCAAGGCACAGGAACTTCACGATGCTCCGGTTTTGACGGCAGAAAATGTTCAGGAAATACCGGGGCACGGGGTCAGTGCGGATGTGGATCACCAGCATATCCTGGCCGGAAATACCAGACTCATGGAATCCCAGGGCATTCCCGTATCCATCCTGCCCGCAGGATCGGGCATGGGAACGGTGGTTTACATTGCGGTAAACGGAGTCTATGCGGGGATGATTGAAATTTCGGATGAAATCAAGGAAGATTCCGCGACGGCTCTCACGCTTCTTCGCAGGTATGGGCTGAAGAAATTTGTCATGCTGACAGGAGACAATGAGCAGGTGGCAGAACGCGTTGCCGGCCAGATAGGCATAGATGAGTATCATGCCAGCCTTCTGCCGCAGGACAAAGTGGAAATCCTGACCCGGCTCCTGTCCCAGGACAAAACGGCTTTTGTCGGGGACGGCATCAATGATGCCCCGGTCCTGGCTGCGGCGGATGTTGGCATTGCCATGGGGGCACTGGGAAGTGATGCAGCGATAGAAGCTGCGGATGTCGTGCTCATGAAGGACCGGCTTACGCAGATCGTGACGGCAATCGCCATAGCGCACAAGACACTGCGGATCGTCCGCGAAAACATCGTGTTCGCATTGGGAGTGAAAGTGCTGATCCTGATTCTGGGAGCCCTGGGACTGGCCAACATGTGGGCTGCTGTATTTGCGGACGTCGGTGTGGCCTTCCTGTGCATCCTCAATGCCATGCGGTGTCTGAGAGTGCCGGAGATTCCGCTGGACTGA